The Candidatus Hydrogenedens sp. genome has a segment encoding these proteins:
- a CDS encoding type II secretion system F family protein has translation MPVFEYEVKKGPSEIIKGKMEAESKKAVISRLRELGYFPLRVEETSVGASDDKKSKYKIKFPQWERIRLKDRNIFLRQLANLFESGMVLTRALRTIIEQTPNKAMAKVIEQIYDDVQKGSNLADAFEKHPKIFSPMYCSMIRAGETGGMLDEVLWRIVAFSEQEEELRGKVISALIYPLFLLIVGSIAIFILVSFVFPKFIAVFEDFNAQLPLPTVIVMKFCGFMGDWWWAVILGFILFFTVMYSYFFRTPEGRKQKDRFLLGFPVIGGVIQRYEMAKFARTFGTLMDNGVPVLTALKITADTMTNEIVKGEVATTHDSVKEGESISDSLKRCPHFPPIVISMFAVGEESGRIGIIAKRIADAYDIEVDRAVKAMVTLFEPLLIVIMGVIIGFLVIAMLLPMLTLSSAIGT, from the coding sequence AATGGAAGCGGAATCTAAGAAGGCTGTTATAAGTCGTCTACGGGAATTAGGATATTTTCCATTAAGGGTAGAAGAAACAAGTGTAGGTGCATCTGATGATAAAAAGTCTAAATACAAAATAAAATTTCCTCAATGGGAACGTATTCGCCTAAAAGATAGAAATATATTTTTGAGACAATTAGCTAATTTATTTGAGTCTGGGATGGTGTTAACTCGTGCACTCAGGACAATTATTGAGCAAACACCAAATAAAGCGATGGCTAAAGTTATTGAACAGATTTATGATGATGTCCAGAAAGGGAGTAACCTTGCGGATGCGTTTGAAAAGCATCCTAAGATTTTTTCGCCAATGTATTGTAGTATGATACGGGCAGGTGAAACGGGAGGCATGTTAGATGAGGTATTGTGGAGAATTGTAGCATTTAGCGAGCAAGAAGAAGAATTAAGGGGCAAGGTTATATCGGCACTTATATATCCGTTATTCTTGCTTATTGTTGGTAGCATTGCAATATTTATACTTGTTTCATTTGTGTTTCCTAAATTTATAGCTGTGTTTGAAGATTTTAATGCACAACTTCCCTTGCCAACTGTTATTGTAATGAAATTTTGTGGTTTTATGGGTGATTGGTGGTGGGCTGTAATTTTAGGGTTTATTTTATTTTTTACAGTGATGTATTCGTATTTCTTTCGGACACCAGAAGGGAGGAAACAAAAAGACCGTTTTTTATTGGGATTTCCTGTTATTGGGGGTGTTATTCAACGTTATGAAATGGCGAAGTTTGCCCGAACTTTTGGAACTCTTATGGATAACGGAGTTCCTGTATTAACAGCATTGAAGATTACCGCAGATACGATGACTAATGAAATAGTTAAAGGAGAAGTAGCAACCACACATGATTCGGTAAAGGAAGGGGAAAGTATAAGCGATAGTTTGAAGCGATGTCCACATTTTCCACCTATTGTTATAAGTATGTTCGCTGTAGGTGAAGAGAGTGGTAGAATCGGTATTATTGCTAAAAGGATTGCTGATGCTTATGATATTGAGGTAGATCGGGCAGTGAAAGCGATGGTTACTTTGTTCGAACCTTTATTAATTGTTATTATGGGCGTTATCATTGGTTTTTTAGTTATTGCTATGCTTTTACCGATGCTAACTCTTAGCTCAGCAATTGGCACTTAG